One window of the Candidozyma auris chromosome 6, complete sequence genome contains the following:
- a CDS encoding DEAD/DEAH box helicase — protein sequence MLFSCIPLKASIRALPPAISIRCFASALAAPTRYKDLKQIYKSPELLQYNDKEITVEQLGGIHAFDPKISGAFKKLGYESLTPVQARSIVPMMVEENGVVCRAKTGTGKTMAFVIPTVQNALDYYFETKRGYGKVHSLIIAPTRDLALQIKDEYEKLLSKDRALSKIRVRLCIGGKSDSFTYAPSIMVATPGRLEANLRNPRFSALFSDLKYRVYDEADRLLDQGFEESLINIDTMLREARVKALNPTTKMRSVLFSATVDKRVDEFARNTMGDDYRYINCVPEDEPEAHENIHQTLVKTKNSYESHVAAFTDIFRNLATKPNYKAIMFVPTVSGTDYLYGILRGGANAGLIDRDTMRSSRTSILKLHGQISQGKRDKATTEFRTCKSGVLVCTDVATRGMDFKNVTDVIQICPSSEVADYVHKVGRTARAGTSGNATLYLSKSELPYVRYLQKERGIKFSKEVEYETMSEDAPEFEKIRIYEDETEDYIRSYLGFARGIISSYRLKMEDAIANISNLYRSLIKDPNAKIEISRKMFLQMGLRDPRGEYFNVPGGVPRLGGKDDRKGGFKGNFKKRGNNFGYRQSNYQSSGKFTDRIDKRYNDRNSKRTFDSRFY from the coding sequence atgcttttttcttgtatCCCTTTGAAAGCATCTATACGAGCATTGCCGCCGGCAATATCTATACGATGTTTTGCCTCGGCTTTGGCGGCTCCTACCCGCTATAAAGACCTCAAGCAGATATACAAGTCTCCAGAGCTCTTACAATACAACGATAAGGAGATCACCGTGGAGCAGCTTGGTGGGATTCACGCCTTTGATCCCAAGATCTCTGGtgctttcaaaaagcttggtTATGAACTGCTCACGCCCGTCCAAGCTCGCTCCATCGTGCCCATGATGGTAGAGGAGAATGGTGTGGTTTGCAGAGCTAAGACTGGCACTGGTAAGACAATGGCGTTCGTGATACCTACGGTCCAAAACGCCTTGGACTATTATTTCGAGACAAAAAGAGGCTATGGTAAAGTCCATTCCTTGATCATCGCTCCTACTAGAGATTTGGCGTTGCAAATCAAGGACGAGTACGAGAAACTCTTGCTGAAGGACAGGGCCTTGTCAAAAATCAGAGTGAGGCTTTGTATCGGTGGCAAGTCGGACTCGTTCACATATGCGCCATCTATTATGGTGGCCACTCCAGGACGTTTAGAGGCCAACTTGAGAAACCCTCGTTTCTCGGCCCTTTTCTCTGATTTGAAGTATAGAGTATATGACGAAGCAGACAGATTGTTGGATCAAGGtttcgaagaaagcttAATTAATATCGACACCATGCTTAGAGAGGCCCGGGTGAAGGCGCTCAATCCTACCACAAAAATGAGGTCTGTGCTCTTCAGTGCTACTGTTGATAAGAGAGTCGACGAGTTTGCCAGGAACACAATGGGAGACGACTACCGCTACATTAATTGCGTGCCTGAGGATGAGCCTGAGGCCCACGAAAACATTCACCAAACATTGGTCAAAACGAAGAACTCTTACGAATCCCATGTGGCTGCGTTCACCGACATTTTCCGCAACTTGGCTACCAAGCCCAACTACAAGGCCATTATGTTCGTTCCTACTGTCAGCGGCACTGACTATTTGTACGGGATCTTGCGTGGTGGCGCAAATGCTGGTCTTATAGACAGAGACACCATGAGATCGAGCAGAACATCCATTCTCAAGCTTCACGGACAGATCTCCCAGGGAAAGAGAGACAAGGCTACTACAGAATTTAGAACTTGCAAATCTGGTGTTTTGGTCTGTACGGATGTAGCAACTAGAGGTATGGATTTCAAAAACGTCACCGATGTAATCCAGATCTGTCCTAGTTCCGAAGTTGCTGATTATGTCCACAAGGTCGGCAGAACAGCCAGAGCTGGTACATCTGGTAATGCCACCCTCTATTTGTCCAAGTCTGAACTACCTTACGTTCGCTATTTGCAGAAAGAGAGAGGTATCAAATTCTCGAAAGAGGTGGAATACGAAACCATGTCAGAGGACGCTCCTGAGTTCGAAAAGATCAGAATTTACGAGGATGAGACTGAGGATTACATTCGCAGTTATCTAGGATTTGCTCGTGGTATAATATCGTCTTACCGcttgaagatggaggaTGCCATTGCAAACATCCTGAACTTGTACAGATCCTTGATAAAGGATCCTAACGCTAAGATTGAAATCTCAAGAAAAATGTTCTTGCAAATGGGTCTTAGAGATCCACGTGGCGAGTACTTCAATGTTCCTGGCGGAGTTCCTCGTTTGGGCGGCAAAGACGATCGCAAGGGAGGATTCAAGggcaacttcaagaagcgAGGCAATAACTTTGGATATCGTCAATCCAATTATCAGTCGTCTGGAAAGTTCACAGACCGTATAGACAAGCGCTACAATGATAGAAACTCTAAAAGGACCTTCGACTCTAGGTTCTATTAG
- a CDS encoding cysteine synthase A, whose amino-acid sequence MKTVRSGLCFVRTLRITTNPEPFKAPFVPLVANGFSEAIGNTPLIRLPRISDSVGRNIYGKAEFMNPGGSIKDRAARFILDDAEAKGLIKPGGTIVEGTAGNTGIGLAHVCRSRGYKCVIYMPNTQSKSKIETLRLLGAEVYPVPAVAYDNPQNYNHQAKRHAESLENAVWTNQFDNIANRQAHIEGTGPEIWAQLDGKVDAWTCSTGTGGTFAGVTRYLKSMSDKVKCVLADPPGSVLYSYIRSNGKEIVRGGSSFTEGIGQGRVTDNLKPEIDLLDEAIQISDEKSIAMLYRLLDEEGIYVGGTSALNVVAAMEVAQTLPEGANVVTVLCDSCHKYSDRMFSQEWLKSKGLWEAIPEHLHKYAVLP is encoded by the coding sequence ATGAAAACCGTCAGAAGTGGACTTTGCTTCGTGAGGACCCTTCGGATCACCACCAACCCGGAGCCGTTCAAGGCGCCTTTTGTTCCCCTTGTCGCCAATGGCTTTTCCGAGGCGATCGGAAACACGCCCTTGATTCGCTTACCCCGGATTTCTGACTCGGTAGGTAGGAATATCTACGGCAAGGCAGAATTCATGAACCCTGGCGGGTCCATCAAGGACCGTGCTGCAAGGTTCATCTTGGACGATGCTGAAGCCAAGGGTTTGATTAAACCTGGCGGAACCATCGTCGAAGGAACCGCTGGAAACACTGGGATTGGCTTAGCTCATGTGTGTCGTCTGAGAGGGTACAAGTGTGTGATATACATGCCCAACACCCAGTCGAAGAGTAAGATTGAGACCTTGCGtcttttgggtgctgaAGTGTACCCTGTGCCTGCTGTGGCGTACGACAACCCTCAGAACTACAACCACCAGGCCAAAAGACACGCAGAGAGCCTTGAGAACGCGGTATGGACCAACCAGTTCGACAATATTGCCAACAGGCAAGCCCACATCGAAGGCACGGGGCCCGAGATCTGGGCTCAATTGGATGGGAAAGTCGATGCATGGACGTGTTCCACGGGCACTGGAGGCACATTTGCAGGTGTGACTCGCTACCTCAAGCTGATGAGCGACAAAGTCAAGTGTGTATTGGCCGACCCTCCGGGATCGGTTTTGTACTCGTACATCCGTAGCAACGGCAAGGAGATTGTGAGAGGAGGGTCTTCGTTCACTGAGGGCATTGGCCAGGGTCGTGTCACCGACAACTTAAAACCGGAAATCGACCTTTTGGACGAGGCGATTCAGATCTCTGATGAAAAATCCATCGCCATGCTCTACAGATTgcttgacgaagaagggATCTATGTTGGCGGCACGTCTGCACTCAATGTAGTTGCGGCCATGGAAGTGGCCCAGACGTTGCCTGAAGGAGCCAATGTGGTTACGGTCTTGTGCGACAGTTGCCACAAGTACTCAGACCGGATGTTCTCACAAGAGTGGCTCAAAAGCAAGGGTCTTTGGGAGGCGATTCCAGAACACTTACACAAGTACGCTGTTCTTCCATAG
- a CDS encoding SUN domain-containing protein, producing the protein MIRHWRNWALLALVYAEEIVLQPSASTSISVGTSISTSSTSFSTSAISSVVSTYFNSQSTLVIPDIDIEEDGVGNFSDDCHFLSFEEWKKQKQLEAEERSNSSRHESPSTSLSTSVGHALETYKYESASSDNVEVDLLEDQGKTYKDKFNYASGDCAATVVKTNSDAKGASAILSEVKDSYLLNKCATPNKFVVIELCQDILVSSVVMANFELFSSMFRKVRFSVSDVFPSTNWHVLGEVEAHNIRDTQVFDIENPLIWARYLKIEILSHYGDEFYCPISVVRVHGTTMMEEVKKDSPEVSKPVLQPEATSVNVLFEYADDDEGCKALSPYLALHEFLRDINNSSDYCDIQANTSSIPIESTSTTKTTQESIFKNIVKRLSLLESNATLSLLYIEEQSKLLSDAFANLEKRHALKLNKLLQRFNHTVIAQVHHLQNAFETNHHQSNALLEKQEQALRNVLGDLTRKNQALASDLSFQRKVVIVDTLLIFVLLSYVIIAREFILEEQVNTKKRPRVKKRKTYPVTPRKPRFHSRMA; encoded by the coding sequence ATGATACGGCACTGGAGGAATTGGGCACTACTAGCGCTAGTGTATGCTGAAGAGATTGTTCTACAGCCGTCAGCTCTGACGTCTATTTCTGTGGGCACATCAATTTCCACATCGTCAACATCATTTTCGACTTCTGCGATTTCCAGCGTCGTGAGCACCTACTTCAATTCGCAGTCCACCCTTGTCATTCCAGACATCGAcattgaggaagatggaGTGGGCAATTTCTCTGACGATTGCcattttctctcatttgaagagtggaagaagcagaaacaaCTTGAAGCCGAAGAGCGTTCGAATTCGTCCAGACACGAGTCCCCATCTACATCGTTAAGTACCAGTGTTGGACACGCTCTAGAGACTTACAAATACGAGTCCGCGTCGCTGGACAATGTGGAGGTCGATTTGCTCGAGGACCAGGGCAAAACGTATAAGGATAAGTTTAACTATGCCTCGGGTGACTGTGCAGCAACGGTGGTGAAGACAAATAGTGATGCAAAGGGGGCCTCAGCGATCTTGAGCGAAGTGAAGGACTCGTACCTTTTGAATAAGTGTGCCACTCCAAACAAGTTTGTGGTAATTGAGCTCTGTCAGGACATCCTTGTGAGCTCAGTGGTGATGGCCAACTTCGAGCTCTTCAGCTCTATGTTTCGCAAAGTTCGCTTCTCTGTCTCAGACGTATTTCCTTCAACTAATTGGCACGTCTTGGGGGAGGTGGAGGCTCACAATATTAGAGACACTCAGGTATTTGATATAGAGAACCCACTTATCTGGGCTCGCTACCTCAAAATTGAGATCTTGAGCCATTATGGCGATGAGTTCTACTGCCCAATTTCTGTTGTGAGGGTTCATGGCACTACAATGATGGAGgaagtcaagaaggatAGCCCTGAGGTGCTGAAGCCGGTTCTTCAGCCAGAAGCTACTTCTGTGAATGTGCTCTTTGAGTATGctgacgatgacgagggCTGCAAAGCCCTTTCGCCATACTTGGCTCTACACGAATTCTTACGGGATATAAATAACTCCAGTGACTATTGCGACATCCAGGCAAATACGTCATCTATACCAATAGAGTCGACCTCTACGACCAAAACAACACAAGAGTCCATATTCAAGAACATAGTGAAGCGCCTCTCGCTCCTCGAATCGAACGCTACGTTATCGCTACTATACATTGAGGAGCAAAGCAAGCTACTTTCAGACGCCTTCGCCAATCTCGAGAAACGTCACGCTCTTAAACTCAATAAGTTATTGCAGAGATTCAACCATACGGTCATCGCACAGGTGCATCATCTCCAGAACGCCTTCGAGACAAATCATCACCAATCCAatgctcttcttgagaagcaaGAGCAGGCTCTACGAAACGTGTTGGGTGATTTGACACGCAAAAATCAAGCGTTGGCCTCCGATCTAAGCTTTCAGCGAAAGGTAGTTATTGTCGATACTTTGCTCATTTTCGTTTTACTATCTTACGTCATCATCGCCCGGGAATTTATCCTTGAGGAACAGGTTAATACGAAAAAAAGGCCACGGGtaaagaaaaggaagactTACCCGGTAACCCCAAGAAAACCTCGTTTCCATTCCAGAATGGCCTAA
- a CDS encoding RMD1 family protein, translating to MSSQSEQTPLIRPPSKGSQYEGRSTTQNLQGRKTTSKIANNSKLGLQRLSRTTQKLKLLPEDPPDLGYERIKLNPENYSENHSRDGGVYSQVTRITDKPARKDAEILGKSHRDLLPRVTAYCTAGSYKMKDLLRWLKDKKRIHNTMPKLFDECLYTPFTYKDWRNDSDDGGKTLIRLADDGGEIEFGKQNDIFIFEYGVVIMWCYTRKEEMAFLEDLARFESEKLSSEDVQVEEFNYYITTSYQPRIYNDFITLRDDANYMLKLSISHALAQSVKISLFEELVDNTIEDTQDIPQQIAHTGKVEMTRDEIMKSIGELFILRININLHGSVLDSPELMWAEPHLEPIYQATRGYLEINQRVELLEQRLEVISDLLQMLKEQLGHSQEENLEFVVIVLVCIEVLVSVVNVIVDFLTF from the coding sequence ATGCTGTCTCAGAGTGAACAGACTCCTTTGATTAGACCCCCCCTGAAAGGATCACAATACGAGGGTAGAAGCACAACTCAGAATTTACAAGGCCGCAAGACAACATCGAAAATTGCTAATAACTCCAAGCTTGGCCTTCAAAGGCTTAGCAGAACAACCCAGAAGCTCAAACTCTTGCCCGAAGATCCTCCCGATCTCGGGTACGAGCGAATTAAACTCAATCCTGAGAACTACTCAGAAAATCATTCACGGGATGGTGGTGTGTACTCACAGGTGACACGCATAACTGACAAGCCAGCAAGAAAGGACGCCGAGATTCTTGGAAAGCTGCACAGGGATCTTCTACCTCGAGTAACCGCTTACTGCACAGCAGGCTCGTATAAGAtgaaagatcttcttcgctgGCTCAAGGATAAGAAAAGAATTCATAACACAATGCCCaaactttttgatgaatgcCTCTATACGCCATTCACATACAAAGACTGGAGAAATGATTCTGACGATGGAGGTAAGACCCTAATTCGCCTCGCtgatgatggtggtgaGATTGAATTCGGTAAGCAAAACGAcattttcatcttcgaaTATGGTGTTGTTATAATGTGGTGTTACACGCGTAAGGAAGAGATGgcttttttggaagacCTTGCTCGTTTTGAAAGTGAGaaactttcttcagaagatgttcaagtGGAGGAGTTCAATTACTACATCACAACGTCGTATCAGCCACGAATCTACAATGATTTCATAACGCTTCGAGATGACGCAAACTACATGCTAAAGCTATCGATATCTCATGCATTGGCACAATCAGTGAAAATATCGTTGTTCGAAGAACTCGTTGATAATACCATTGAAGACACACAAGACATTCCTCAACAAATAGCTCACACAGGCAAGGTAGAAATGACCAGAGATGAAATCATGAAGTCAATAGGGGAACTTTTTATTCTCCGTATCAACATCAATCTCCATGGATCAGTTTTAGATTCGCCAGAGCTCATGTGGGCGGAACCTCACCTTGAACCAATATACCAGGCAACACGCGGTTACTTGGAAATAAATCAAAGGGTGGAATTACTAGAACAAAGGCTAGAAGTAATCTCGGACTTGCTACAGATGCTTAAAGAACAGCTCGGACActcacaagaagaaaacctAGAGTTTGTTGTTATAGTATTGGTATGCATCGAGGTTCTAGTCAGTGTTGTCAATGTAATTGTGGACTTCTTGACATTTTAG
- a CDS encoding Mg-dependent acid phosphatase has translation MWPKAIVLDLDYTIWPCWCDTHLSLPLSKASKTGIEDGRGFKLYLFDDVSSIVKLLSNSGVILIAASRTARPDIAEKLLTLFHIDDKPLISFFRSLQWGQGSKINHVEKAACELHIEEELRRGDVILFDDEARNRDVEEVNCYFFKINQNEGLTFPVFNEALEVWRKSRFGCS, from the coding sequence ATGTGGCCCAAAGCAATTgtgttggacttggactATACCATATGGCCATGTTGGTGTGACAcacatctttctttgccgTTATCAAAAGCTCTGAAGACTGGTATCGAAGATGGCAGAGGGTTTAAATTGTACTTATTTGACGATGTTAGCTCCATAGTGAAACTTCTTTCTAATAGCGGTGTGATATTGATTGCTGCAAGTCGAACAGCAAGACCTGACATTGCAGAAAAATTGCTTACGTTATTTCATATAGATGACAAGCCTTTGATTAGCTTTTTCCGCTCATTGCAATGGGGTCAAGGTTCGAAGATCAACCACGTGGAAAAGGCTGCATGTGAACTccacattgaagaagagctcagaAGAGGTGAtgtcattctttttgatgacGAAGCACGAAACCgcgatgttgaagaagtcaactGCTATTTCTTTAAAATTAACCAAAATGAGGGGTTAACATTCCCTGTGTTCAATGAAGCTTTAGAAGTGTGGAGAAAAAGTCGGTTCGGATGTCTGTAA